The Panicum hallii strain FIL2 chromosome 9, PHallii_v3.1, whole genome shotgun sequence genome has a window encoding:
- the LOC112877225 gene encoding transcription factor bHLH94-like, whose protein sequence is MALLDAVVYPQPQGHFGYGHRDASYGLSWSSDATGFGEWDPFLLASLVQNAEEWGEELGSKKASLEHDAAPSAVEWPSPVTTTKRKRRRPKVVKNEKEVESQRMTHIAVERNRRRQMNEYLAVLRSLMPPSYAQRGDQASIVGGAINYVRELEQLLQSLEVQRSLKEHNPNLSNPFTGFFRFPQYSATSACHCHGGAGKHTNKEEMPDRSPQSPSVAADIEASMVEGHASVKVQAPRRPRQLLRLADGLQQLGLTTLHLNVSTAGTTVMYSFSLKVEDECRLSSVEEIAAAVHEILGGVQEGAGFS, encoded by the exons ATGGCATTACTGGATGCCGTGGTGTATCCCCAACCCCAAGGCCATTTCGGCTACGGGCACAGGGACGCGTCCTACGGGCTTTCTTGGTCGTCAGACGCGACCGGCTTCGGCGAATGGGACCCCTTCCTGCTCGCCTCCCTCGTGCAGAATGCCGAGGAGTGGGGGGAGGAGTTGGGCTCCAAGAAGGCCTCGCTGGAGCACGACGCGGCGCCGTCGGCTGTCGAGTGGCCATCGCCGGTCACGACGacgaagaggaagaggaggaggccCAAGGTCGTCAAGAACGAGAAGGAGGTCGAGAGCCAGCGGATGACCCACATTGCCGTTGAGCGGAACCGCCGCCGGCAGATGAACGAGTACCTCGCTGTGCTCCGATCTCTCATGCCACCTTCCTACGCGCAAAGG GGCGATCAAGCATCTATTGTTGGGGGAGCAATCAACTACGTGAGGGAGCTTGAGCAGCTGCTCCAATCCCTCGAGGTGCAAAGGAGCCTAAAGGAGCACAACCCCAACTTGTCCAATCCCTTCACTGGTTTCTTCAGGTTTCCACAGTACTCCGCTACCTCCGCCTGTCACTGTCACGGCGGCGCCGGCAAGCACACGAACAAGGAGGAGATGCCCGATAGGAGCCCCCAGTCTCCGTCGGTTGCCGCCGACATCGAAGCGAGCATGGTGGAGGGACACGCCAGCGTCAAGGTTCAGGCGCCGCGGCGGCCTAGGCAGCTGCTGAGGCTGGCAGACGGTCTCCAGCAGCTCGGGCTCACGACCTTGCATCTCAACGTCAGCACGGCTGGCACCACGGTCATGTACTCCTTCAGCCTCAAG GTGGAGGATGAATGCAGGCTCAGCTCTGTGGAGGAGATTGCTGCTGCAGTGCATGAGATTCTAGGGGGGGTACAGGAGGGAGCAGGCTTTAGTTGA